From the genome of Tenrec ecaudatus isolate mTenEca1 chromosome 1, mTenEca1.hap1, whole genome shotgun sequence:
gtggactcgaacctccaatctttcagccagtagcccaatgtgttaaccctttgtatcacccagggactcGTAACCCAACCCAGTCTCTCGACCCACACCCACTTCCAATCCCAACCATCACCTCGAACCCGTACTGTAAAGGCAAGGGGAGACCAGGGgtcccagggagggggtgagcTCCCCATCTCTGGGGCCTTCCCCCAGGAAGGATCTCTGACCTCCTGCTTGGATCCAAGCCCTCAAGGCCGGTCAGCATGAGGACCAAGGAGGGACCGTTGATCTCAaagtccttccctccctccctctctccggcAGTTCACCAGGCTTGCAACAGCATGCACCTGGAGTGCCAAAGCATCATCTCCAGGGGGGACCTGGCCACCTGCCCTGAAGGTGAGTGCAGAATGCTGGTGTCCAGGACCTCGGTCCTTCCCGAACCCTTGGAATACTCTTGCCCATGGTCAGGCTGTAAGATAGTGGAGCTCCAGCGTCTACTACCTTGTGTCTGGACCCCCAGCCTTCTCACCAGCCCCGGGACCCCACGTTCTTAAATCACTGGCATTTAGGCCCCCAGCCACTTCCCTgaaccttctcccctccccccgccctccaACGTATCCTACCTCCCCACTCTCTGGCCTTAGGCCCTCCAAACAGGGGTCCCCCACCTCCTTGCCAAGCCTCCCAGCTCCGGGTCCAAGTACCCCCACGTTGTTCCCACCCGCAGGTTTCGCTGTCACTGGCTGCGCGTGTGGCTCGGCCTGCGGCTCCTGGGACGTGCGCGCAGAGACAACGTGCCACTGCCAATGCAAAGGCATGGATTGGACTGGCGCGCGTTGCTGCCGCGTGCAGGCCTGAGGGCGCCAACCGGCCTCGCTGACCTGGccaaggggaggggcaggggcaggcctcCGAGGGGCGGGGCTGGGAATAAACGAAGTGCCAACGGAGACGATGGGGGTGTTTCTTGGTTCCTTTTGGGGGAGAAACCGGTTTGGGGGGTTGATTTTCTTCTGCCCCAACCCCCTTCTGAACACCTAGTCCCTCACCCCTTCCTCTACTTCATGACTTCACCACCCAGAGTTTGGGTCACCATCTGGAGGGAACCTGGGTGTCACCTTTGACACCCCCTTTGATGGTCATCTCCCTCTGGGTCTCAGGCTTCCCAAGAGGTTGTTGGGTCTGCCTTGGGGTCTATGTTAATCCAGCTGCAGGATGGACAAGGACCACCTGCccgcctcaccccacccccatccccatacCTGCCCCATTCACATTCTGGGGGTTCCAGCTGCAGCAGCGCCAGGATTGGGAAGGAGCCCCAAACCATCCCCCAACATCCAGTTCTGAGTCCCTGTCATTCAGTCCCCACCCACTTCGGACGCCCCCATGGAGAGGGCAAGCACCGGGAACTCTCCCCTGCATCCCTGTGGGCACGAACCCCTGCCATTCCGACCAGGTTGCAGGGACTTGTGGCCCCGGGGTTAAAAAACCCGCCCCCCAAGAGGCAGACACTCCCTTCAGACCCACTCAGGGCCCTGATGTGACAGGGACCATAGCCTCAAATGTCACAGGGGCTAGAGAGTGGGTGATAGGGTGGGGGGGGCTGTCCAGGTTGTCTTGGGTCGCTGCCTGCCATCCCCCACAAACACTCTATGATAGTCCAGGCGCCTATCCCATCCTGGTGGCCACGAAAGGGGATCGCTCCCACTCCCGGCACCTGTGAAGCCCACCCAGATTCCAACCAGGAATTCCCCTTCCCGAGGGCCCCCACTGAGATCCACGTGGTGGGAATGGGTTACAAGTGTGGTAAGGACCAGAGAGGGTGGTAGTGTTGTGAGGGCCATCGAGCTGTTTCTGGCTCACACCAACTctgcgtacaacagaacgaaatactgcccGGCTCTTCGTGTTGCAGTCGCTGTGAgaatcctctttttcactgcccctctgctttcccaagcccgTGACGCGATATCATGTCCTAAGCATGTGAGACAGAGGCCTGCCGTCCTCCCAGCTGCCGAGCATTCTGGATGTTCTTTTCCCAACACACACTCTTTTGTTCTGGAAGCCCACCAGCACCATCGTTCAGCGGCATCTTCGTTGGTCTTCCTTACGCAGTCAGACTGTGATTAAATCAGTTGGCCTTGGGTAGCGCCGATTCTCCTCCAGATGTCATTGATGTGATGCATTTACCTTCCCTGGGGTAATTCTACTTTAATATAGACTCTGAAACGTACTCTTAATCGCACAGTAACTAAGTCTCGTGGAGGAAATGAGGAAatgaaagagctgaatagaaatgtTCAAAGGGCTCTCAAGAAGACACAATCCcagtgtcagatatgacaaaataataatttataaattattcaggatccatgagagaggggagaggggagggagggggtaaaatgaggagctgatgccaggggcttcggtggagagcaaatgttttgagaatgatgagggcaatgaatgcacaaatgtgcttgacacaatggatgtatgtatggattgtgataagagttatatgggcccctgataaaatgattttttttaaaagaagacaaaatcaaatataatgcgctcctcctcctcctccccggaCGCGCTGCTCTCGACCCCGGCTTCGGACTGCCGGGAGCCGCCAGACCATGTCGATCATGGAGAAACACCTGTTCAACCTCAAGTTCGCGGCCAAAGAACTGAGCCGGAGTGCCAAGAAATGCGACAAGGAGGAGAAGGCCGAGAAGGCCAAGATCAAGAAGGCCATTCAGAAGGGCAACATGGAAGTGGCGAGGATACACGCGGAGAATGCCATCCGCCAGAAGAACCAGGCCGTGAATCTCCTGAGGATGAGTGCGCGGGTGGACGCGGTGGCCGCCCGCGTCCAGACGGCGGTGACGATGGGCAAGGTGACCAAGTCGATGGCGGGCGTGGTGAAGTCGATGGACGCGACGCTGAAAACCATGAACCTGGAGAAGATCTCTGCCTTGATGGACAAGCTCGAGCACCAGTTTGAGACGCTGGACGTCCAGACGCAGCAAATGGAGGACACGATGAGCAGCACGGCGACGCTGACCACTCCCCAGAGCCAAGTGGACATGCTGCTGCAGGAGACGGCCGACGAGGCCGGCCTCGACCTCAACATCGAGCTGCCTCAGGGCCAGACAGGCTCTGTGGGCACGAGCGTGGCCTCGGCCGAGCAGGACGAGCTCTCCCAGCGGCTGGCCCGCCTGCGGGACCAGGTGTGAATCCAGAGCAGCTCGGCCCGCGCCGCCTGCGAAGCTCTCTTCTGAGAGACGCTTGCCAACCGGAGATTCGGAATCCCACCGGAGTGCAGAGATGCTAGCTGTCTACACGCGTCGATCATTGGGCTCACAGCCACCTCTAAAATTCCAGGCTTTCTTTGCTCTCGACTGAATTTTATAGTTCCGTATCGCTTGTGATGATGTGTATTTTTATAGCTGCCTTTGACAGAAAATTACGCCTTAGTTTGGGGGTCTCCAGATCTACGCAATTGGTCAGAACTCGTTTCCGTGTCCCCCGTTGTATGCCCAGAATTATCCAATCGAAGGTCTGTGTCTTTTTTCATGTTAATTGATAATAAAAAGATTAACAGGCGGTGCATAAAAGTGTAGAGGGAGGGAGATTACTTATTTTGATGACATGCCTATGAACTCTTCCCGCCTCATCCTTAAGTAGATTATTCTGTTTTTCTgtgcgttttgtttgttttgcccccAAAGTGAGACTACAATTTGGCCTCTCACAATTTTACTAAAATGACCTTAACACGTTTTTGCACACTACTGTTTACATTCTGTAAATTTGTTTCCATGCAATAAAAAGCTAGGTGGGTTAGTTGTAGGGACCTGGAAATAAAAATGCCCCATAGCCTCAGTGCATTTTTGCTATCTTATATTATCGGTTTACCAAATTGATTTTGAAATATACTTGATATTTCTTTCCAAAGAAATCAAATataatgcaatgtgcaaagacctagaattagaaaaccaaaaaggaggaaCACCCTCAGTATGTTTAAACTGAAAGAGAAAATTCAAGCCGAGAGTTGAACTAACGAAGGAGACTATGGGCTTCCTGAACAATGGAGGAAGCATAAACAGATAGAAACAATACAGTCATTGTGCCCCAAAGCACTAATCGATGGCCAACCATTCTGATGCGAAGCATAGGGAcaggaaccaatggtattgaaggaagaggtTCAAGTTGTACGGATGCCTTGGCCAATAACAAGACTGTAGGATTGGAAAAAATACCCATTAGAATGTTCCCACCCGCCGATAAAGCACTGGATGCACTCGCTCAGCCACCAGGGAATTTGCAAGACAAGCTAATTGGgcgactgattggaagagatccattaattgtacccattctgaagaaaggtgGCCCCACAGAAGGCTCAATaaagaataatatcattaatatcacacaccagTAGGATTATTCTgaagacagggagctgccagaggttcaggctggattcagaggaggacctGGAATAAGGGGTctccttgctgatgtcaggtggatcttgcctgaaagcagagaataccagaaagatgcttgcagagaatatcagaaagatgctcaCTTGTGTTTGATGGACTATGCCAGGCATgccactgtgtggaccataacaaactatggagagccttgagaaggtGGGAACTTCAGAATATGTCATTGTGCTCGCGTGGAACTtgaacctggatcaagaggcagttgtatgaacggAACAAAAGAATACTGcacggtttcaaatcaggaacgaTGTGTATCAGCGTTGCATCCTCTCACGATACTTAATCCACCTGTACGCTGAGCaactcatcagagaagcaggatggtatgaagaagagtgcggcatctgggttggaggaaggctcacgaACAATCTGAGATGTGCCGATGATtcagctttgcttgctgagagtgagggagaactgaagcacttgcagatggaGATCAACGGTAATCCTtccgtgtggatcacaacaatgtaaggaagacccaacccCTCCCACCTGGATTAATAGGTCACACGATGCatagagaaaaggctgaagttggcaAGGTTTTTGCCTTGCTCAGATCCAcagtcaatggtcatggaagcagccgtcaagagatcacaTTGCATTGACTAAATTTGAAGGAGAAgaccaagtgttgaaaagcagggatgttactttgaggtgcatctgacccaaggcagggcattttctttcttttattttaaaaaatctttttattgggggctcgtacaactcttatcacaatccatgcatccacccattgtgtcaagcacatttgtacattggttgccatcatcattctcaaaacatttgctttctgcttgagccctgggtatcagctcctcatttccccctccctcccaactccccctccctcatgaacccttgataatttataaattattgctattttgtcatgtcttacacagtgtgacatttcccttcactcacttttctgttgttcgtcccccagggaagaggttatatgtagatccttgtaataggtcccccctttctaccccaccttccccttcccctcctggtatcactactctcattcttggtcctgagggatttatctgtcctggattacctgtgtttccagatcttgtctgtaccagtgtacatcctcaggtctagccatatttgtaaggtagaattgagatcctgatagtggggtgggggcggaagcatttaagaactagaggaaagttgtatgttttcattgttgctacgctgcatcctgactggctcgtctctccgagacccttctgtaagggatgtccagttgcctacagatgggctttcggtccccacgccac
Proteins encoded in this window:
- the LOC142431170 gene encoding charged multivesicular body protein 1b-like; the encoded protein is MSIMEKHLFNLKFAAKELSRSAKKCDKEEKAEKAKIKKAIQKGNMEVARIHAENAIRQKNQAVNLLRMSARVDAVAARVQTAVTMGKVTKSMAGVVKSMDATLKTMNLEKISALMDKLEHQFETLDVQTQQMEDTMSSTATLTTPQSQVDMLLQETADEAGLDLNIELPQGQTGSVGTSVASAEQDELSQRLARLRDQV
- the RETN gene encoding resistin, with translation MKVVSLLLLHVLGLLVSGESLCTVDEAINQKLQQGTSTLFHQACNSMHLECQSIISRGDLATCPEGFAVTGCACGSACGSWDVRAETTCHCQCKGMDWTGARCCRVQA